The following proteins come from a genomic window of bacterium:
- the dnaB gene encoding replicative DNA helicase produces MAKNKKNTETRVPPFSSDAEAAVLSSMMLDKNAIEIAIELLRKEYFYSDAHARIFNAIVKLRNDSNAIPDLVAVNDYLKSSGELESAGGASYLSKLINYVPTAENIRYYAQIIRSKAILRGLITASGEIIEECYQSSDEVSSILDKAESRIFEISEKNVDTRFESIDIIVNKVLEQIEQARQNKSSVTGIPTGITKLNTLTAGFHNNDFIVLAARPSMGKTSLAINFIDHIGVDNSIPVGFFSLEMNKHSIVQRIICAHAGINYHNVSTGYIDKEDSSRLLIAAGKVSESKLYIDDSTNMSVLELRARARRWKKQYGIKIVFVDYLQLMKSGTREESRQMEVSEISRGFKALAGELEIPVVVLSQLNRGPETRAHGKEGHRPRLSDLRESGAIEQDADVVLMLHRPDIYDKEEVNKPVVEAELIIAKQRNGPQGNVDLVFKKDSMIFVQKDSAYVEQQQVADEDGYY; encoded by the coding sequence ATGGCAAAAAATAAAAAAAATACAGAGACAAGGGTTCCTCCATTCAGCAGCGATGCTGAAGCAGCTGTATTAAGTTCGATGATGCTTGATAAAAACGCGATTGAAATTGCCATCGAATTGTTGCGAAAAGAATATTTTTATTCGGACGCGCATGCCAGGATATTTAATGCTATTGTCAAATTGAGAAATGACAGCAACGCGATACCCGATCTCGTTGCCGTCAATGATTATTTAAAGAGCAGCGGAGAACTTGAATCGGCCGGCGGCGCTTCATATTTATCAAAGCTGATAAATTATGTCCCTACCGCGGAAAACATCAGATATTATGCTCAGATAATCAGAAGCAAGGCGATTTTAAGGGGACTTATCACCGCTTCCGGTGAGATTATTGAAGAGTGTTACCAGTCTTCCGATGAAGTTTCTTCGATTTTAGATAAAGCGGAAAGCAGGATTTTTGAGATTTCGGAGAAGAATGTTGATACAAGGTTTGAAAGCATTGATATAATCGTCAATAAAGTTCTTGAGCAGATAGAACAGGCAAGGCAGAACAAAAGTTCGGTTACAGGGATACCTACAGGTATAACTAAATTAAACACCCTTACAGCCGGATTCCATAATAATGATTTTATTGTGCTTGCCGCCAGGCCCTCTATGGGTAAAACATCCCTGGCAATTAATTTTATAGATCACATAGGCGTTGATAACAGTATTCCGGTTGGTTTTTTCAGCCTGGAAATGAATAAACATTCCATTGTCCAGAGGATTATCTGCGCGCATGCCGGGATCAATTACCATAATGTATCAACAGGGTATATAGACAAAGAAGACAGCAGCAGGCTTTTGATAGCGGCCGGAAAAGTTTCCGAGTCAAAATTATATATTGATGACAGCACTAATATGAGTGTTTTGGAGCTGAGAGCAAGGGCAAGAAGATGGAAGAAACAATATGGGATAAAGATTGTATTTGTGGATTACCTTCAGCTTATGAAGTCAGGTACAAGGGAAGAGTCCAGGCAGATGGAAGTAAGCGAGATTTCCAGAGGATTTAAAGCGCTTGCCGGCGAGCTGGAAATCCCTGTTGTGGTGCTTTCTCAGTTAAACCGGGGCCCTGAGACCAGGGCGCATGGCAAAGAGGGGCATCGTCCCAGACTTTCCGATTTGAGAGAATCCGGCGCTATAGAACAGGATGCGGATGTTGTCCTGATGCTCCACAGGCCGGATATTTATGATAAAGAGGAAGTGAATAAGCCTGTTGTTGAGGCGGAACTTATTATCGCGAAACAGAGGAATGGCCCTCAGGGAAATGTGGACCTTGTTTTCAAAAAAGATTCTATGATTTTTGTTCAAAAGGATTCAGCTTATGTTGAACAGCAGCAGGTCGCTGATGAGGACGGGTATTATTAA
- the rplI gene encoding 50S ribosomal protein L9: MKVILSENVDKLGKIGDVANVAPGHARNYLFPKKLAVAATDANMRFLKKKSEKEKKKEEQIVQSARDMVTRLSDVSCTISAEAGEEDKLFGSVTTADIAKVLKDEGLEIDKKQIELDSPIKKLGVYNVVVNLYRDVKATFKLWVVKK, translated from the coding sequence ATGAAGGTTATTCTTTCAGAAAATGTTGATAAATTGGGGAAAATAGGAGATGTCGCGAATGTCGCGCCCGGCCATGCCAGGAATTATCTCTTTCCGAAAAAACTGGCTGTGGCGGCAACGGATGCGAATATGCGGTTTCTTAAGAAAAAATCCGAAAAAGAGAAGAAGAAAGAAGAGCAGATTGTGCAAAGCGCCAGGGATATGGTAACCAGATTATCCGATGTGTCCTGTACTATATCCGCCGAAGCGGGAGAGGAAGACAAGCTTTTTGGTTCTGTTACTACGGCCGATATTGCGAAAGTCCTTAAGGATGAAGGCCTGGAGATAGATAAAAAACAGATTGAATTAGATTCTCCGATTAAAAAACTCGGTGTATATAATGTAGTTGTTAACCTTTATAGAGATGTAAAAGCCACGTTCAAACTTTGGGTGGTTAAGAAGTAA
- a CDS encoding OmpH family outer membrane protein, protein MKRLLVFFFVFSIFCFCGRSFSAEQFKFAYVDIERVFTEYKETKVAQDKFEQEEKKREAELRNLTDEIRNLQKEAELLKEKEKQEKENLILQKIAELRKARVKAEQELIAMKNKMNIEIIQKIEAVVKEKGEKEGYTFIFQDRAMLYKKPGFDVTSDIIEMINKKEE, encoded by the coding sequence ATGAAAAGGTTATTAGTTTTCTTTTTTGTATTTTCGATATTCTGTTTTTGCGGCAGGTCATTCAGCGCCGAGCAGTTTAAATTCGCTTATGTAGATATTGAAAGGGTGTTTACCGAATATAAAGAAACCAAAGTGGCCCAGGATAAATTTGAACAGGAAGAGAAGAAAAGGGAAGCTGAGCTGAGAAACCTGACCGACGAAATCAGGAATCTGCAGAAGGAAGCGGAACTGTTGAAGGAGAAAGAAAAACAGGAAAAAGAAAATCTTATACTGCAAAAAATAGCTGAGCTCAGGAAAGCCAGGGTTAAAGCTGAGCAGGAACTTATAGCTATGAAAAACAAGATGAACATCGAAATAATTCAGAAAATAGAGGCTGTGGTAAAGGAAAAAGGGGAAAAAGAAGGATATACATTTATTTTCCAGGACAGGGCTATGCTCTACAAAAAGCCCGGTTTTGATGTTACATCCGACATAATAGAGATGATAAACAAAAAGGAAGAATGA
- the bamA gene encoding outer membrane protein assembly factor BamA → MNFSVKSVALFCLILFFAASVCPAQESVEAPEVKKVSILGNKSISENVIINKIKVHPGLVFDQKTINEDIERLYSLGFFENITVDVDEDGDGVNVYFIVKEKPILKEIIFEGNEKIKDRLLLKQMESAVGEIASERKLKNDVQSIKTFYETKAFPDAEIDYKLVEDKEAGQAIVTIEIQENDKIRIKRINFIGNKNVKTKELLKRMKMKTYFLFIRRGLYQEEMLKYDLDRMVMYYNSIGYIDMEVLDVRKIMDKTGKWMTLDIEISEGRTYDTGDVEISGCNVFPVDSIESVLKMKPGILFTPTDTRDDADRIKNYYAQRGYVDANVNQDTKYNVDTDKIDVTYFLDEGRQFRIEQIRVEGNTKTKDIVVRRELNVYPGEIIDGVKVKTSKARLENTGYFKDVATIYEPGSKLDTKDLVVNVEEKKTGTVGFGAGFSSTDDVVGFVELTQSNFDWKNWPTFTGAGQKLRIKAQAGNKRYDLLLSWTEPWFLGKKLSFGFDLFANEYKYLSTDYEQADRGFDVRLAKPLGEFTRVDTMYKYEQIKIKNIDQSAPDIIRAQEGTHDVSSIAAGITRDTRDNFYNPSRGMKNTVVVTYAGDFLGGNVDFVKYFAQTSVYFPLIDYDSGIVLRLAGEAGVVEEHSGSDDVPFFERFFTGGSGTIRGFNYRECGPKSNNDINRGEPVGGKTMAWGSAEVTFPLYERIVFGACFIDIGNVWSDAWSFSKGGPDPYNVAYNMGAGIGIKLNLPIGPIRIDYGWPIKYDDFNYEKNGVLHFNMGYTF, encoded by the coding sequence ATGAATTTTTCTGTTAAATCGGTTGCGTTATTTTGCCTGATTTTGTTTTTTGCCGCATCTGTATGTCCCGCCCAGGAAAGCGTCGAAGCGCCTGAGGTAAAAAAAGTCAGCATTCTTGGGAATAAATCTATAAGCGAAAACGTCATCATAAATAAAATAAAAGTCCACCCCGGACTGGTATTTGACCAGAAAACAATCAATGAAGATATCGAAAGATTATATTCGCTCGGCTTTTTTGAGAATATAACCGTTGATGTTGACGAAGACGGAGATGGGGTGAATGTTTATTTTATCGTAAAAGAAAAACCGATTTTAAAAGAGATTATATTTGAAGGGAACGAAAAGATAAAGGACAGGCTTCTGTTAAAACAGATGGAAAGCGCTGTGGGAGAGATAGCAAGCGAGAGAAAGCTGAAAAACGATGTGCAGTCGATTAAAACGTTTTATGAAACAAAGGCATTTCCGGATGCTGAAATAGATTACAAACTTGTTGAAGATAAAGAAGCCGGACAGGCAATAGTGACAATAGAAATACAGGAAAATGATAAAATAAGGATTAAAAGAATTAATTTTATCGGCAATAAGAATGTAAAAACAAAAGAATTATTGAAAAGGATGAAAATGAAAACATACTTCCTGTTTATCAGAAGAGGATTATATCAGGAAGAAATGTTGAAATATGACCTTGACCGCATGGTTATGTACTACAATTCTATCGGTTATATAGATATGGAAGTGCTTGATGTCAGGAAAATAATGGATAAAACAGGCAAGTGGATGACGCTGGATATTGAAATAAGCGAAGGAAGGACATATGATACGGGTGATGTGGAAATTTCAGGATGCAATGTATTTCCGGTTGATTCCATTGAAAGCGTGCTGAAAATGAAACCCGGCATATTATTTACCCCGACCGACACAAGGGATGATGCCGACAGGATAAAAAATTACTATGCGCAAAGAGGGTATGTTGACGCGAATGTCAACCAGGACACAAAATATAATGTTGATACGGATAAAATAGATGTAACGTATTTTTTGGATGAAGGGAGGCAGTTCAGAATAGAGCAGATCAGGGTTGAGGGCAATACAAAAACGAAGGATATTGTCGTCAGAAGGGAATTAAATGTATATCCCGGAGAGATTATAGATGGCGTAAAAGTAAAGACAAGCAAAGCAAGACTTGAGAACACCGGCTATTTTAAAGATGTAGCGACAATTTATGAACCGGGTTCAAAACTTGATACCAAAGACCTTGTCGTAAATGTTGAAGAGAAAAAGACGGGTACGGTGGGATTTGGAGCTGGATTCAGCTCAACTGATGATGTTGTAGGTTTTGTCGAGTTGACGCAGTCCAACTTTGATTGGAAGAACTGGCCTACATTTACCGGCGCGGGTCAGAAACTGAGAATTAAGGCTCAGGCGGGAAACAAGAGATACGACCTGCTTTTAAGCTGGACCGAACCCTGGTTTTTAGGCAAAAAACTTTCGTTTGGTTTTGACCTTTTTGCCAATGAATATAAGTACTTGAGCACTGATTATGAGCAGGCTGACAGGGGTTTTGATGTTCGCCTGGCTAAGCCGCTGGGAGAATTTACAAGAGTGGATACTATGTATAAGTACGAGCAGATAAAAATTAAAAATATTGACCAGTCTGCCCCTGACATCATAAGAGCGCAGGAAGGGACACATGATGTAAGTAGTATCGCCGCGGGTATTACAAGAGATACAAGGGATAATTTCTATAATCCCTCGAGAGGCATGAAAAATACGGTTGTAGTTACCTATGCGGGAGATTTTCTGGGCGGCAACGTTGATTTTGTTAAATATTTCGCCCAGACCAGCGTATATTTTCCCCTCATAGACTATGATAGCGGAATTGTGTTGAGGCTTGCCGGAGAAGCGGGTGTAGTTGAAGAGCATTCAGGCTCGGATGATGTGCCTTTCTTTGAGAGATTTTTCACCGGCGGTTCGGGGACCATAAGAGGGTTCAATTACAGGGAGTGCGGACCGAAAAGCAACAATGATATAAACAGGGGAGAACCGGTAGGCGGCAAAACAATGGCCTGGGGTTCTGCGGAAGTGACGTTCCCTCTTTATGAAAGAATAGTTTTCGGGGCATGTTTTATCGATATAGGCAATGTCTGGTCTGACGCGTGGAGTTTCAGTAAAGGCGGCCCGGATCCTTACAATGTTGCTTATAATATGGGGGCGGGTATCGGCATAAAGCTGAATCTTCCCATCGGTCCCATAAGAATAGATTACGGTTGGCCGATAAAATATGATGATTTCAATTATGAGAAAAACGGAGTGCTTCATTTTAATATGGGATATACTTTCTAG
- the rpsR gene encoding 30S ribosomal protein S18 gives MNDLKFFKKKKCRFCQDKVREIDYKDVNLIKKYLTERGKILPRRITGACAKHQKQLAAAVEHARYMALVAYVMD, from the coding sequence ATGAATGACTTAAAGTTTTTCAAAAAGAAAAAATGCAGATTTTGCCAGGATAAAGTCCGGGAAATTGACTATAAGGACGTCAATTTAATCAAGAAGTATTTGACGGAAAGAGGAAAAATACTTCCGAGAAGAATAACAGGGGCATGCGCAAAACACCAGAAACAGCTTGCCGCCGCAGTTGAACACGCCAGGTACATGGCATTGGTTGCTTATGTTATGGATTAA